One Glutamicibacter mishrai genomic window carries:
- a CDS encoding ATP-binding protein yields MATETSPSEVHKKYIDQRIARKEDRRLEFKAAVNGFDAKKTARYCAAIANSGGGEMFFGITDQIPRSVVGTSAFGDLQETERRLAEALGLKITVKVFDYEGKRVVGLAIPSRPHGTPLQLDGAYWTRTGESLVGMTPDELKAIFDEARLPYEEEEAYPPVPADDVLALLDSSVVFRLLATHAPHTPEGQLEEFQRLGLVKESSLSGEWIVLKLGALIAARDLLDFGLQGHKLRIITYGGTGRLDAISDRFYDSGYADSLPRTVELLTSILPNHEDFSQARREEVPTYPVIALRELIANAVVHQDFHRTAGGNYPTVEVFKDRVEISNGGTPLIDIKKFVTQNAQRNRIMSDVMRRIGLAENRGSGVDRSLAAFEEIQGAAPEFITESHMTRVILRGSQSWEQMGPDDRQWAAYMHCCLKWANGEHMTNSSLRARFGLSSGKTQAISNLIAELVRLNVIIIDPSGPSGNKGRRYIPHP; encoded by the coding sequence ATGGCCACCGAAACCTCACCCTCAGAGGTGCATAAGAAATACATTGATCAGAGGATCGCAAGAAAGGAAGACAGGCGACTTGAGTTCAAGGCGGCTGTCAACGGGTTTGATGCAAAAAAGACCGCACGTTACTGCGCCGCGATAGCAAATTCTGGTGGCGGTGAGATGTTCTTTGGTATTACTGACCAGATCCCTCGGTCGGTTGTCGGTACCTCCGCTTTCGGCGATCTTCAGGAAACCGAGCGACGACTAGCTGAAGCGCTCGGACTGAAAATTACTGTCAAAGTGTTTGACTACGAGGGTAAGCGTGTTGTTGGGTTAGCCATTCCGTCCAGGCCCCACGGGACCCCCTTGCAGCTTGACGGAGCCTATTGGACACGCACTGGGGAGAGTCTAGTCGGCATGACTCCGGACGAACTCAAAGCGATCTTTGACGAGGCTCGACTCCCGTATGAAGAAGAAGAAGCTTACCCACCCGTGCCTGCCGACGATGTACTAGCATTGCTGGATTCATCTGTGGTTTTCCGGTTACTTGCTACCCACGCCCCGCATACTCCTGAAGGTCAGCTAGAAGAGTTTCAAAGGCTCGGCTTGGTGAAAGAATCCAGCCTTTCCGGCGAATGGATCGTGCTTAAATTGGGGGCGCTTATTGCTGCCAGAGATCTATTGGACTTCGGACTACAGGGTCACAAGCTACGGATCATAACTTATGGAGGCACCGGCAGGCTCGACGCAATCTCAGACCGGTTCTACGATTCCGGTTACGCCGATTCTCTGCCCCGCACCGTAGAGCTCTTGACTAGCATCCTTCCAAACCATGAGGACTTCTCACAGGCTAGGAGAGAGGAGGTTCCTACATATCCTGTAATTGCTCTAAGAGAACTTATAGCCAATGCAGTTGTCCATCAAGACTTCCACCGCACAGCAGGCGGCAATTACCCTACGGTCGAGGTTTTCAAGGATCGCGTAGAGATTTCCAACGGTGGGACGCCGCTGATCGACATAAAAAAATTTGTTACCCAGAACGCCCAACGAAACCGGATTATGTCAGATGTCATGAGGCGCATCGGCTTGGCAGAGAATAGAGGCAGCGGTGTCGATCGTAGCTTAGCGGCGTTTGAGGAAATTCAGGGAGCTGCCCCCGAGTTCATTACAGAGAGCCACATGACCAGAGTGATCCTTCGGGGCTCGCAAAGCTGGGAGCAAATGGGCCCCGACGATCGACAGTGGGCAGCATATATGCATTGCTGTTTGAAATGGGCCAATGGAGAACATATGACGAACTCAAGCCTTCGAGCTAGATTCGGATTATCCTCCGGTAAGACTCAGGCAATCAGCAATCTCATCGCAGAACTAGTCAGGTTAAACGTAATTATTATCGATCCGAGCGGTCCATCCGGCAACAAAGGGCGTCGCTATATTCCGCATCCTTGA
- a CDS encoding GlsB/YeaQ/YmgE family stress response membrane protein, with the protein MGFIGWIVLGLIAGAIAKAIKPGEQGGGWLATLLLGVVGAIVGGWLGSAIFGVGVNEFWSLSTWLLAISGSLIVLIIWGLITRKKA; encoded by the coding sequence ATGGGTTTCATTGGTTGGATTGTTTTAGGCCTTATTGCTGGTGCGATCGCTAAGGCGATCAAGCCAGGTGAGCAGGGTGGCGGCTGGCTCGCTACCCTACTGCTGGGTGTTGTTGGTGCCATTGTTGGTGGTTGGCTTGGATCCGCGATCTTCGGTGTCGGAGTGAACGAGTTCTGGTCACTGTCAACCTGGTTACTGGCCATCAGCGGCTCACTGATTGTCCTCATTATCTGGGGACTGATCACACGCAAGAAGGCGTAG